tagggttgaggcttagaccattaataacggtctaagggtagaggtagttgaaagtttacatcgagtttcacgcggacgaagtcgcgggcgtccgctagtatatacatatatctatctatatctatatctatatctataatctataataatattataaagaggtaaagtttgtaagtttgtaacattctttaaatggggtaatcttcggaactactggtccgatttcaaaaattctttcaccagtagattgctacattatcgggcagtgctataggctatattttactaagatattttatataggtatcatatatattagcagagttatcacagtttttgtcatacaggtcggaccgaaaatcctcttagacagacttattcgcattaagtaaaatttaaattaatgtatagagactttatgtatctttataagttctacaaaaaagtccgcgacaccatatatctatcttctatatattagcagatatagtaccttttgtgttttaaaaaatattaattttatatacttaggtttacgttattatttatactactaagctttaatccttatcaaaataaattatttaataatcacaaggatattacggagataagatttgccctttacatgttatacttaaatagtttcggagataatacaaaaattctaaaagacgcagaaatttcgctatatgacgccccgcgctttcatttacgtagttcccgttcccgtgtgaatatggggatcaaacatagcctatgacacaggggtagaggtagggtagaggtagggtagaggtagggtaggggtggggtagaggtagggtagtggtaggatagggaagtggtagggtaggggtaggattagGGTGAGATTGGGGTACGGATGGtatagggggtagggtagggaccccttccctaccctacccctatagggtagagttgggttgggtagggtaaggtaggggtagggtagggatagtgtagggtaggggtagagtaggggtagggtaggggtagggtagggtttagggtaggataggggtattGTATGGATAGAGTAGacgtagttgaaagtttacatcgagtttcacgcggacgaagtcgcgggtgtccgctagtaaaatataaatgcgaaaggtcattcacgAAATCCCGAGTACCTTGTTTATATTACTCAAACCTTGTCCTAACAGTAACGATTACATTATATAAAGACTCATCCAAATTGGTGCTTGCAAAATGGTCGTTCGAAAGTACATACATTTCGAAGatccatttttatttagataatttcTTAGTATAAAATAGGTTGCGATGTGACATGAttccaaatattttataaacaatgcTAGCTGTGTTCACGCTCAGCCTATTCTCATCTGCTCAGATGAGGTAGAATGatgtttttaaataggtacatgGATTCACCTCGACGGTGAACTACTGCAGCGACGAAATCGGCGCGTATCGACTGTGACGGTCGGTCCTCAGCACACCGCCATGTACTCGGCGGGACGAGGAGGCTGCGCGCAGGCGCGCGCCAGGCGCTCGATAGGCGCACGCAGGCCGCGCGGAGCGGGCGCGGTTGGGCCAGTGTCGAGCCAGGCGCCCCGAGCGCCGCCCGCCCGTCGTCGTCGGCGCGTGTTGCGATGAAGGTACAGCCCGACCCGTAGCGCGCTAGCCCTGGCCTAGGTGCCGGTGCTCTCGGTACGTCCCTCGCCGCGCCGCTTCCCGATCGTTCCGCTCACCGGCGACTCATTGTCTGGAGCCCTTTCGTCCCTCCTCGTCCGCGACACTTCCAGAGGTCGGAGCCGACTTTTCATCGCATATGCACACGAATCTCCGCCACAGACTACGTTTAGGCGCTCGGTTCGATCGATACCATGAGACTGAGACTCTGTCGCCCTTCCTACTCCTTGCCATCTTCTCGTATTCACTTTATTGGAACCCCAACGAAGTGCAAGTACGGTTAACATCAAAATTGTAATGAATCTTTCGGTTTGGGTTTCAAATGATAAATGCCAAAAATGGAGTCATCGCTATGTTGAAACCATGTTGTTGCAAATACAGTAATTATTGCAACAAAATGGTTTTAATATACCTTgttgagaaaatattttaagacaATTTAAAGCTGCAATGCGAAACTTTTAGTAGTATTCCTTTAACTGTTGTATTTCAAAAGTAAGCTGTAAATATaacttagtaattttatttttacagcaaCACAAAGATCTACTGAGAAGGTCATATAATGCTAAAGTTACCCAAAGGccttaaaaagaagaaaaaaggcAAAAAATCAAAACGAAAAGGAGAGGACGAATTATTTACTGAAGAAGAGCTCGAAAAATACAGAAGAGAACATCAACACCCTGATAACGGAGAGGCATCGACTAAAGAAAATGAAGAATGGTCCAAATTTAAGGATTTGACAACCGGAGTTGATACTGTACTAAAAAAAACTCAAGGTGATCTTGATCGTATAAAATCTACGTCCTTCTTTCAGCGTGTTAAATCAGTTCCAAAAGAAGCTAAACCTGCGAAGGAAGAACTTCATCGACCCGTAGTCGAAGTTACCGAAGCAGACTTTCCTCAACTTCTTGCCGCTAAAGCAGAAGCTGAGAACGAAGATAAAAGCGATTACGGAGTCACTGACGACGAGTCGGAATACGAAGAAGATCAAGACGATATATTTGATACTTCGTACGTTGATGCCGTTGAACGAGGTGAAGTCAAGCTTGCCTACGTTCCAGATTCCCCGGAAGAGTTTCAAGACGATGACATATTTGATACCTCTCATGTAGATGCTCTTATCAAGGGGCAAGAGGGGAAAAGTATTAAGGGTAAGAAAGCATTAGATATAGGCGTTGCTGTTGAAGTACTAACTGGTCGTATAGATAATGTTAAAATCACTACTAAACGACCAAAAAGGATTATACCAGGTGATTTATTATTAGAAAGTACTGACGGGGAACCTTTACCAATTTCAACATCCGCTGTTAGTGAGCCAGTGGAAAAAAGTATATTAGATCTTGACACTGACGTACCCATTACGACTCCAATAGACCTTAGTGTTTCTTTACATACTTCGTTAATACAGCAAAAGAAAGCGGAAAGCTTAGAAGAGACAACAGTTTTACCAATCGAAGTAACAGAAACTAATAGTGCTGAAACTGAGATTGATGAATTTGCACTATTAGCGGCAGAATCACTAGAGGTTAAATCCACTGTTATCAAActagaagaaaaagaaatagcAGTTGAGCCAGTTTTACAAGAGTCTTGGTCAGTATTTGAAGCCGATAAAAACGAATCTGTTTTTGCAGAAGGCATTGTTGAAGACCAATTAGATGTAATAGATCCATACCTTGATCAAGATGACCCTTTCGACACAAGTTTTGCTGATGCTGTGATTCCAGCTACCCAccataaagaaataaaacaagaagCGGTTATATTGGAAGACGACGACGATTTTGACCCTCGAGCGGAAGAAGttcaaatacatttaaataacaggCGAAAATCTTCTGTGCGTATTCATTTGATAAATCCTTCGGGTGTAAGAGAGTCTATTACTTCTGATGATACCTTAGACCCAGAAGAAAGTGTAACTACAAGGGACCTTTTAGGAGGAAGTACTACTGATTTATCTCAGTTGGGAGATTCACCTTTGGATCCTGTAGATATCAATAACGGGGAAGTAGATCCATTTGACACAACAATTGTTGATAAAATCGTAGCACCTGGAAAAGTAGAGTTAAAGTTGTTAGAACAAGAACTGATTGGAAGTGCACCCTCCACGTCTATATTTCGAGTGCCCAGTGATCCTGACTTTGATCCTAGAGCTGATGAACCTATACAATCAGAAAGAAGAGCATCGCGTCCTGAAAATCTTATTGTAAGTAAAAGTGTGGTCTTCGATGTTGATGGAGCAGAGTCATCGGAGTTAGATAGTAAATTTAAATCAGGAAAACCGTTGACACCATATTATACTAGGGAAGTTTCCATAACTGAAGATTTAGACGAAGAAGCGGAGACTTTTGATAAAGTACCAGAAGTTCTAACAAGAGCTCGCTCCGAGGAAGATTTGACAACAAACACCGTTTACCCTCGGAATAAGCGGCGACACTCAGAGTTCCCTCAATCGGCTCAAAATATAAGTAATTCAAAGGCGAGTGACTTGCTTCACGGCAAACCTAACGAAATAGAGGTTAAGGTATTGACACCGATCGGCCCGCCTGCCAAGCACGCCTCTGCCAAAGTAGAGTCCGATCCATTCGATACTTCGTTTGCTACAAATATTGCACCGAGTAAAACTGAATTGAAGTTATTAGCAAAGGAATTCTCCTGCGACGATACTGCTCCTGACGGCGAACCTGACTTATTAGAAACTTCAGAcgatatttttcatattaaagCGCTCACCCCAGAACCGCCTGATACTCAAAGCTCAAAAGAAGAAGATTTTGATCCATTCGATACTTCGTTTGCCAGTGATCTTAATCCCGGTCGAACTGAAATTAAATTACTCGAGTCTGAATTTATGAACTAGTATAAATTAGCTAAATCAAAATGGCTTTCAACCCTTTCTTAAGTATGAATGACATGACGGCGCCAGTGTCGGCAACTGAAATCCTGAATCCCTTCATGATGTCCGATCCGGAACCCTCTGACGTCGGAACCGGAGATAACCCGTTCGCAGCCAGCAATCCCTTTTCAGATTTCGGTGACACCTATGAACCGCAAGTCGGCGACACGGTGCCCGCGGACATCTTCGGGGGCGCCGAGCCCGCAGCCGTCTGCGCCAAACAGTTTACCGATATCGACGCTATCGATGTATTCGGAAACCAAACTGTCGAAGCTGAAAGACTTATGAAACCGACTGAACTCGAGCTGGTCTCCACCATCGTCGACTGCAGCTATTCGAACGAAGACGACACCAGAGAGTCACGGCCGGCGATGCGCCCGTTGCCTACCGAAACACAAAATCTAATCTTAACAGTGACAGGACAAATGGAATTTACGAGTTCCGATTTGTTAGATCGTATCCCGCCGACGCGCACTCCGAGTCCCGTTTCGGTACGCGACATCCATTCGCCCAGCCCCACGCCCGAGCCCGACCTGTTCGAGGAGccccccgccgccgccgccgtcgccgccgcccccgccgccgccgACTTCAACCGCAACAAGCCCGCCcggccgccgcccgcgcgcccgccccgccccgcgccgccgccgcgcccggcGCAGGCGCCGCCGGCCGCCGCCGACGAGATCAACCTCTTCGACGCTCCCGTCCCGACTGTTGTGAAACCTACCAAAGAAGCGATCTTGAGTTTGTATTCCGTTCCGAAAAAAGAAGAGAAACAAATAGATTTTCTGAGCGACGACATACCGGAGCTGTCGTCCGAGGTCCCGCAGTCTCGTCCGACAGACATAACGTTGACGTCTACGACGACCGACTCCGCTGGCTCGCTATTCACTGAGCCGGTCGCTTCGGTCGCGCCCGCCTTCACTGAGCCGGACACTCCCGACGCAGCGTTCGCCGCGTCGACGTCGACTCCCGTCGTGGAGGCGGAGGTGCCGATGGACTGCTCCGAGCCGTCGGCAGAAATTCCTTCCTCGTTGAACGCGTCCCCGTTCGCCGATATTACCGAATATCAAGTTCACCCAATCAACGAGACCGATAAAAATCCGTTCGAAAGCGACGACATGAGAGATGACAGTCTTTTCGGTGCAGAAGTCCTCAAATCCGAGGACGTTCACATGACTCCGAACGTCGACGACACTCCTTTCACCGTAAACGACGTTTTCGTTTCCGCGCCTCCGTCCAACGTCAGCGGGTCTCCCATGGACGCGTTCGGCGCCAGCGCAGACGAGCGAGCCGACGACGCGTTCGCAGCGCACGCGCAGCCCGCGTCGGCGCCCGACGTCGGCTGGGACGCGAGCGAGTCGATGGGCGAGGATCCTTTTCCTAAGTCACAGGACGCCTTCGACGCCTTCTCCGCTAAGTTCGATTCCACCGGAGCGAATCAAATGTATACAGGTAATCGTCTAGGTAATTTAAGCTAACACAGCTCATAGATCGATTTGATCTGACGCAAGTCTTTCTGCTGCAGACGCGTGGGGCGACAACGGCGCCGACGACGTCGGGCCCGCCGGCTTCGAGGCCGAAGCGTTCGACCCGTTCCTGAGCATGGGCGcgcccccgccgcccgccgccacgCCGCGCCTCGAGCACCAGGACTCGCGAGACTCTGCGGACGACACGTTCTCCGTGTTCATTCGGTGCGTCGTGACTCTGGTGTGCGTCTCGCAAACGATTCACTGTGATACTGATCCATGATATCTCGCCGCAGACCCAAGGAGGCAGACGCGAGCGGAGCGGAGAGCGTGCCGGCGCTGGCGCCGCCGCCGCGGCCGCAGGCGCCGCCCGACGCGGCGCGCGTCAACCCCTTCGACGCGAGCGGCGCCGAGCCGTCCTCTACCTCCACAGAGCAGGGCCGGGCGCGCGCCGGCAGCGGCGCCGAGACGCCGCCCACGCCGCTGTTCGACGACGACGTGTCGGTGCCGCTGGAGGACTTCCCGCGCGTCAAGTACGGCGGGCCCGGCTGGGAGATGCAGCTGCGGCAGCCCAACAAGAAGAAGATCACCGGCCAGAGGTATGCGCCGCCGCGGAGCGCTCGGCGCCCGGCGGCCGGCTCGCGCTGACTCGACGTCGTCCGCAGGTTCTGGAAGAAGATATTCGTGCGTCTGGCGATGCAGGGCGACAGCCCGGTGGTGCAGCTGCTGAACAGCGCGAGCGACAAGGAGCCCCTCCAGGAGCTGCCGCTGCAGGCGTGCTACTCCGTGTCCGAGGTGGGCGCGCAGCAGTTCGACCAGTTCGGCAAGATCTTCACTGTCAAGCTGCAGTACGTCTTCTACAAGGAGCGACCTGGCGTCAGGTACTGCGTAATGATATGTTGTCTGTACTGATATtgtaaaaaggaaagatttatttctatttatagattatttgtgtgtttgtatgtaactagcggacgcccgcgacttcgtccgcgtaaaattagtttttttaggaatccctcggaaaccatggatttttccgggatgaaaagtagcctatatgttaatccagaataaaatctatttccattccaaatttcatccaaatcgctttagcagccgcagcgtaaaggaggaacaaacatacacacacacacaaactttcgtctttaaaatattagtgtgatagcggtcatgctttcgctttcgcttttacttatgtacacatcttccctacccctaccttaccctactgcCTACctaacctacccaaccctactgtgcccctacttttccgttaccctaccgctaaccctaaccctaccctaccccttccttacctctaccctacccttaccctacccctaccttacccgtaccctacccgtactctaccctacccgtaccctaccctactcgtaccctacaccttccctgCCCTAACTCTATCCTACCCTTCCCCTTccctatcgtacccctacctctaccctacccctacacacccctaccctaccctaacctactcgtaccctacaccttccctaccttacccctacccttcccctacctttagcaaaatcggtcctgccctttgagcgtggtgcgatgaccaaagggctatttcccaagaaactaaagaggggtaatctctggatctactggaccgatttaaaaaattcttttaccagttgtaagctacgttatttgcaagtgtcataggctatgtttgatccccatattcacacgggaacgggaactacgtaattgaaagcgcggggcgtcatgtagcggaatttctgcgtcttttagaaattttgtattatctccgaaactatttaactaattaacatactataaagggcaaatcttatctccataatatccttgtgattattaaataatttattttgataaggatttaagttaagtagcataaataatgacgcaaacctaagtatataaaattattaatttttaaaacacaaaaggtactatatctgctaatatatagaagatagatatatggtgtcatggacttttttgtagaacttttaaagatacataaagccttcatacattaatttcaattttacacaatggttaaggcagcgcatgcaaataagtctgcttaagaggattttcggtccgacctgtatgacaaaaactgtgttaactcggctaatatatatgataccagtataaaatatagcctatagcactctccgataatgtagcattctactggtgaaagaatttttaaaatcggaccagtagttccgaagattaccccatttaaaaaatgtgacaaacttacaaacttacaaactttacctctttataatattatatataatatattatagtaatagtaatagtatagagtatagaagtatagatatagatgagtAGACTCCGGAACTAttgaaacgatttgaaaaatatctttcactattgggaagctacactatccctgagtgctataggctttataaggtagaggtagggctGGGAAGAGGTAGGGTAtttgtagggtgggagtagggtagggtaggtgtaggctgggagtagaataggatagaggtaggtcATGATAATCTGTACTTATGTTAAAATTGttactgttaaaaaaatactttgaagttaagttaaaaataatgtacctaattcaagatttttcaaaagtcTTAAGGGTAAGTACCTACCTGAAAGGTTAAAAAGTGGTTGACGTTtgtttacccgactgcaagaagggttatgttttcgcGTGTATCTTATAATATGTAACTATGTACTCTGAAGTTCTGTACAACACTATGTAATATTGACTGACAAATTGAAccggaaatagaaatgtcagaattTTACGTAATTAATAAGCAGACTGTAGTTGCtgctttttacccgacttcaaaaaaaggaggaggtttctcaatttgaccgtatatataaatatatatttttttagaaagttttattatgtaataaattgtCCCACCTTACCTTTGCGCCGCAGGCCGGGCCAGGTGACGAAGGCGGAGCGCATCACCAACAAGCTGTCGCAGTTCGCAGCCTACGCCATCCAGGGCGACTACCAGGGCGTCAAGGAGTTCGGCAGCGACCTGCGCAAGCTGGGCCTGCCCGTGGAGCACGCGCCGCAGGTGAGTGCGCGCTGCGCCGGCGGTGCGCGCACGAGCACGGCGTGCAGCGACCTAACCCACCGACCGTTGGTGCGGGCAGGTGTCGCAGCTCTTCAAGATCGGCTCGCTGAACTACGAGGACATGAAGCAGTTCTCGTGCTGCGTGGAGGAGGCGCTGTTCCGGCTGGCGGCGCACCGCGACCGCGCGCTCGCCTACAAGATGGAGGAGGTGCAGATCACGGCGGTGGACGAGCTGTACGTGGAGCAGGACGCGGAGGGCTCGGTGCTCAAGCAGATCGCGCGCGTGCGGGTCTTCTTCCTCGGCTTCCTGAGCGGTGAGTGGCTCGCGACACGAGCAGGTCACTTGCAACCCCAACGACAGCTTTGTATTACAAATGACGTAGTTTACTAGCCGACTTTTCCTTCTCGTGGGATTAAGGGGACAACATTTACCGTTACCGTGGCTGACGAAAAATGCAAcctcacaaacacaaacaaattttaccttataatattagcatggaTACTGTGGTCCGTAGCTTGTAGACTggcaataaaatgtttaaagttttttatttgttgcaaAATGCAAAAATCACTACCGtcagtgcaatttagtcgtACTATGTACTATGTATGTGCTAAAAAATTGCTtaaacgttgattttatacttggtaattattatttatgaatttcaGCTAGTGAAACTTTACTTTTTCTTCTACAAAGTGAGTTTTTCCAAATAACGGGACTCATTACTTTTTCatgatttaacatttttttgta
This sequence is a window from Bicyclus anynana chromosome 16, ilBicAnyn1.1, whole genome shotgun sequence. Protein-coding genes within it:
- the LOC112051768 gene encoding protein stoned-B-like, with amino-acid sequence MLKLPKGLKKKKKGKKSKRKGEDELFTEEELEKYRREHQHPDNGEASTKENEEWSKFKDLTTGVDTVLKKTQGDLDRIKSTSFFQRVKSVPKEAKPAKEELHRPVVEVTEADFPQLLAAKAEAENEDKSDYGVTDDESEYEEDQDDIFDTSYVDAVERGEVKLAYVPDSPEEFQDDDIFDTSHVDALIKGQEGKSIKGKKALDIGVAVEVLTGRIDNVKITTKRPKRIIPGDLLLESTDGEPLPISTSAVSEPVEKSILDLDTDVPITTPIDLSVSLHTSLIQQKKAESLEETTVLPIEVTETNSAETEIDEFALLAAESLEVKSTVIKLEEKEIAVEPVLQESWSVFEADKNESVFAEGIVEDQLDVIDPYLDQDDPFDTSFADAVIPATHHKEIKQEAVILEDDDDFDPRAEEVQIHLNNRRKSSVRIHLINPSGVRESITSDDTLDPEESVTTRDLLGGSTTDLSQLGDSPLDPVDINNGEVDPFDTTIVDKIVAPGKVELKLLEQELIGSAPSTSIFRVPSDPDFDPRADEPIQSERRASRPENLIVSKSVVFDVDGAESSELDSKFKSGKPLTPYYTREVSITEDLDEEAETFDKVPEVLTRARSEEDLTTNTVYPRNKRRHSEFPQSAQNISNSKASDLLHGKPNEIEVKVLTPIGPPAKHASAKVESDPFDTSFATNIAPSKTELKLLAKEFSCDDTAPDGEPDLLETSDDIFHIKALTPEPPDTQSSKEEDFDPFDTSFASDLNPGRTEIKLLDMNDMTAPVSATEILNPFMMSDPEPSDVGTGDNPFAASNPFSDFGDTYEPQVGDTVPADIFGGAEPAAVCAKQFTDIDAIDVFGNQTVEAERLMKPTELELVSTIVDCSYSNEDDTRESRPAMRPLPTETQNLILTVTGQMEFTSSDLLDRIPPTRTPSPVSVRDIHSPSPTPEPDLFEEPPAAAAVAAAPAAADFNRNKPARPPPARPPRPAPPPRPAQAPPAAADEINLFDAPVPTVVKPTKEAILSLYSVPKKEEKQIDFLSDDIPELSSEVPQSRPTDITLTSTTTDSAGSLFTEPVASVAPAFTEPDTPDAAFAASTSTPVVEAEVPMDCSEPSAEIPSSLNASPFADITEYQVHPINETDKNPFESDDMRDDSLFGAEVLKSEDVHMTPNVDDTPFTVNDVFVSAPPSNVSGSPMDAFGASADERADDAFAAHAQPASAPDVGWDASESMGEDPFPKSQDAFDAFSAKFDSTGANQMYTDAWGDNGADDVGPAGFEAEAFDPFLSMGAPPPPAATPRLEHQDSRDSADDTFSVFIRPKEADASGAESVPALAPPPRPQAPPDAARVNPFDASGAEPSSTSTEQGRARAGSGAETPPTPLFDDDVSVPLEDFPRVKYGGPGWEMQLRQPNKKKITGQRFWKKIFVRLAMQGDSPVVQLLNSASDKEPLQELPLQACYSVSEVGAQQFDQFGKIFTVKLQYVFYKERPGVRPGQVTKAERITNKLSQFAAYAIQGDYQGVKEFGSDLRKLGLPVEHAPQVSQLFKIGSLNYEDMKQFSCCVEEALFRLAAHRDRALAYKMEEVQITAVDELYVEQDAEGSVLKQIARVRVFFLGFLSGMPDIELGVNDLRRQGREVVGRHDIIPVATEEWIRVEEPEFHACVQPQAFDDEQIIKFKPPDACYIELMRFRVRPPKNRELPLQLKAAWCVAGNKVELRADVLVPGFASRALGQVPCEDVAIRFPIPECWIYLFRVEKHFRYGSVKSAHRRTGKVKGIERFLGAVDTLQESLIEVTSGQAKYEHQHRAIVWRMPRLPKEGQGAYTTHNLVCRMALTSYDQVPQELARLAHVEFTMPATQVSHTVVRSVSLQQHDGEPPEKCVRYLARHEYSVGIERTSGGAAPAYALAAGREPAPAPAPAAAPAPAPPSSDSDSD